A window of the Cicer arietinum cultivar CDC Frontier isolate Library 1 chromosome 6, Cicar.CDCFrontier_v2.0, whole genome shotgun sequence genome harbors these coding sequences:
- the LOC101511049 gene encoding uncharacterized protein, with protein sequence MGILVGVGQDRVYERNVVTTKFKVIELESDGIRIEYALVGSYLDELDAYLQSGYNQNVAVLAQFLKVKMFNGKNQLQNAMNCTKLLFNPEIPESVSFKLKHSHNFDSPTQPLTHKKDTSHLSLEEEFLSLFQRMTIEELKDCQNDMVCVVFGTVKHILGEGDWWYGACVCNKGVVIESKRFFCSKCKKYVWTIVPRYRIKVRVVDDTDSATFVIFDHDGISLTNKSCLNLLHEMDQDPQSDTVPKEIGDLVEKQFLFKIEAKNDVNSNFEKSFRVKKLCGDLDIIKKFKYVAVEKVDAGLDNDIEGGVTNDLNNKFAEEATDDKYQVPNSVHVPVPVEYDSDDCTLLKGDS encoded by the exons ATGGGAATTTTAGTTGGAGTGGGACAAGACAGAGTTTATGAAAGGAATGTTGTCACtacaaaatttaaagttattgaGTTAGAGTCAGATGG TATAAGGATTGAATATGCACTGGTTGGATCCTACCTTGATGAACTGGATGCATATTTGCAATCCGGTTATAATCAAAATGTTGCTGTACTTGCTCAGTTTCTAAAAGTGAAGATGTTTAATGGTAAAAACCAACTACAAAATGCAATGAACTGTACTAAGCTTTTATTCAACCCTGAAATTCCTGAGTCAGTTTCTTTCAAACTCAA ACACTCGCATAACTTTGACTCGCCAACTCAACCATTAACTCATAAGAAGGATACTTCTCATTtgagtttagaagaagaatttttAAGTCTTTTCCAACGCATGACTATAGAGGAACTTAAGGATTGTCAAAAT GACATGGTTTGTGTTGTCTTTGGTACAGTTAAACATATTCTTGGTGAAGGGGATTGGTGGTATGGAGCATGTGTATGCAACAAAGGAGTTGTTATTGAATCTAAAAGGTTTTTTTGctcaaaatgtaaaaaatatgtatggACAATTGTGCCCAG GTACCGTATCAAGGTTAGAGTCGTTGATGATACTGATTCTGCTACCTTTGTCATATTTGATCATGACGGAATTTCGCTAACAAACAAATCATGTCTAAATTTGCTTCATGAAATGGATCAA GATCCACAATCTGACACCGTGCCAAAAGAAATTGGAGATTTGGTTGAAAAACAATTCCTATTTAAGATAGAGGCAAAAAATGATGTGaactcaaattttgaaaaatcatttcgAGTCAAAAAACTTTGTGGTGACTtggatattataaaaaaattcaaatatgttGCTGTTGAAAAG GTTGATGCTGGTCTTGATAACGACATAGAAGGTGGTGTAACGAATGATTTGAATAATAAGTTTGCAGAAGAAGCTACTGATGACAAATATCAAGTCCCAAACTCTGTCCATGTACCCGTACCAGTTGAATATGATTCTGATGATTGTACCCTCTTAAAAGGGGATTCATAG
- the LOC101501082 gene encoding ASI1-immunoprecipitated protein 3 isoform X1 — MVNRRFTHVPTSDDEEDESPPLFNHQSTLQHNQPKRKRMKLQQEDDDEEEEDLNDNFNNKTIKPNDNEEEPSTDEEESPQEDANPVGEPVRVSGKGRGRKKHFRSFEYDGSQYTLEDPVLLVPEDKDQKPYVAIIKDITQTLNGSLMITGQWFYRPEEAEKKGGGSWQSHDTRELFYSFHQDEVPAESVMHKCVVHFIPRHKQLPNRKQHPGFIVQKVYDTDEMKLWKLTDKDYKDNNQQEIDEFVQKTIQRLGELPDIETNEAFADQEDLMKNKRILKKRSISPLDVSREEETFRKSAQHLKTETPRSRVANTSEHYRILVNFNALTGDTHRDKGLVMLLQNVQYLFDTKDSRKKKDKCSDNSDAINKGCNNRSIEIANECKDKVLKSSESLVWPDVAIPAIVALEKASHNTFSSDYQKYSQKLRQLAFNLKNNAFLLRRLLNGELRPSKILNMTPTELKEGLTAEEISKSEPDEPQHMQMTDARCKLCSERKVGVRDIIRAGHVDRYMLECTTCGHSWSASRDAVSVLTLDASNSERNVGTAPWATAKFEDVEKKRVSPRESEKSTNDIFKKTSEAYMPVLEAQKSFGKSRKDENIEASRRAY; from the exons ATGGTGAATCGACGCTTCACTCATGTACCAACCAGTGACGACGAAGAAGACGAGTCACCTCCCCTTTTCAACCACCAATCCACTCTCCAACATAACCAACCCAAAAGGAAGAGGATGAAGCTCCAACAAGAAGACgacgatgaagaagaagaggacTTAAACGACAATTTCAACAATAAAACGATTAAGCCGAACGACAACGAAGAGGAACCTTCCACCGACGAAGAGGAATCGCCACAGGAAGACGCTAATCCCGTTGGTGAACCAGTTAGGGTTTCAGGAAAAGGAAGAGGCAGAAAAAAACACTTCCGTTCCTTCGAATACGACGGAAGCCAATACACACTC GAAGATCCTGTGCTTCTTGTGCCTGAGGATAAAGATCAAAAGCCGTATGTGGCAATTATTAAG GACATTACACAAACCCTAAATGGTAGCTTGATGATCACAGGGCAATGGTTTTACCGTCCAGAAGAAGCAGAAAAAAAGGGAGGTGGTAGCTGGCAGTCACATGACACAAGAGAGCTGTTTTATAGCTTCCACCAAGACGAGGTTCCTGCAGAATCTGTTATGCATAAGTGTGTGGTGCATTTCATTCCCAGACATAAACAGCTTCCAAATCGTAAGCAGCATCCTGGGTTTATTGTGCAAAAGGTGTATGACACAGACGAAATGAAATTATGGAAGCTAACTGATAAGGACTATAAGGACAATAACCAGCAAGAAATTGATGAGTTTGTTCAGAAAACTATTCAACGATTGGGTGAACTACCTGACATTGAGACTAATGAAGCTTTTGCTGATCAGGAAGATctgatgaaaaataaaagaatcttAAAGAAAAGGAGTATTTCACCTCTCGATGTTTCAAGGGAGGAGGAAACATTTCGAAAGAGTGCCCAACATCTGAAAACTGAAACACCAAGGAGTCGTGTAGCTAATACCTCAGAGCATTATCGCATATTAGTCAATTTTAATGCACTAACAGGAGATACCCATCGTGACAAAGGTTTGGTGATGTTGCTTCAAAATGTTCAATACTTGTTTGATACCAAAGACAGCAGAAAGAAAAAAGACAAATGTAGTGACAATTCTGATGCAATAAACAAGGGATGCAATAACAGAAGTATAGAAATAGCAAATGAATGTAAAGACAAAGTTCTGAAG AGTTCGGAGTCTTTGGTCTGGCCAGATGTTGCTATTCCCGCTATAGTTGCGCTGGAGAAAGCTTCACATAATACATTTTCATCAGATTATCAGAAGTACAGCCAAAAGCTACGACAATTAGCATTTAATCTCAAG AACAATGCATTTTTGTTACGCCGTTTATTAAATGGAGAGCTGCGACCttcaaaaatattgaatatgaCTCCCACTGAATTAAAG GAGGGTCTGACTGCTGAGGAAATATCCAAGAGTGAGCCCGATGAGCCACAGCACATGCAG ATGACGGATGCTCGCTGCAAACTTTGTTCAGAGCGTAAGGTGGGCGTGAGGGATATTATCCGTGCAGGACATGTTGACCGATATATG CTGGAATGTACTACATGTGGTCATTCCTGGTCCGCCTCTCGTGATGCAGTGTCTGTGCTGACATTAGATGCATCAAATTCAGAAAGAAATGTAGGCACGGCCCCATGGGCGACGGCAAAATTTGAAGATGTTGAGAAGAAGCGGGTGAGTCCCCGTGAATCTGAAAAGTCGACCAATGACATCTTTAAGAAAACTAGTGAAGCATATATGCCTGTTTTGGAAGCCCAGAAATCATTTGGCAAGTCAAGGAAAGATGAAAACATAGAAGCTTCAAGACGTGCTTACTAG
- the LOC101501082 gene encoding ASI1-immunoprecipitated protein 3 isoform X2, with protein MVNRRFTHVPTSDDEEDESPPLFNHQSTLQHNQPKRKRMKLQQEDDDEEEEDLNDNFNNKTIKPNDNEEEPSTDEEESPQEDANPVGEPVRVSGKGRGRKKHFRSFEYDGSQYTLEDPVLLVPEDKDQKPYVAIIKDITQTLNGSLMITGQWFYRPEEAEKKGGGSWQSHDTRELFYSFHQDEVPAESVMHKCVVHFIPRHKQLPNRKQHPGFIVQKVYDTDEMKLWKLTDKDYKDNNQQEIDEFVQKTIQRLGELPDIETNEAFADQEDLMKNKRILKKRSISPLDVSREEETFRKSAQHLKTETPRSRVANTSEHYRILVNFNALTGDTHRDKGLVMLLQNVQYLFDTKDSRKKKDKCSDNSDAINKGCNNRSIEIANECKDKVLKSSESLVWPDVAIPAIVALEKASHNTFSSDYQKYSQKLRQLAFNLKEGLTAEEISKSEPDEPQHMQMTDARCKLCSERKVGVRDIIRAGHVDRYMLECTTCGHSWSASRDAVSVLTLDASNSERNVGTAPWATAKFEDVEKKRVSPRESEKSTNDIFKKTSEAYMPVLEAQKSFGKSRKDENIEASRRAY; from the exons ATGGTGAATCGACGCTTCACTCATGTACCAACCAGTGACGACGAAGAAGACGAGTCACCTCCCCTTTTCAACCACCAATCCACTCTCCAACATAACCAACCCAAAAGGAAGAGGATGAAGCTCCAACAAGAAGACgacgatgaagaagaagaggacTTAAACGACAATTTCAACAATAAAACGATTAAGCCGAACGACAACGAAGAGGAACCTTCCACCGACGAAGAGGAATCGCCACAGGAAGACGCTAATCCCGTTGGTGAACCAGTTAGGGTTTCAGGAAAAGGAAGAGGCAGAAAAAAACACTTCCGTTCCTTCGAATACGACGGAAGCCAATACACACTC GAAGATCCTGTGCTTCTTGTGCCTGAGGATAAAGATCAAAAGCCGTATGTGGCAATTATTAAG GACATTACACAAACCCTAAATGGTAGCTTGATGATCACAGGGCAATGGTTTTACCGTCCAGAAGAAGCAGAAAAAAAGGGAGGTGGTAGCTGGCAGTCACATGACACAAGAGAGCTGTTTTATAGCTTCCACCAAGACGAGGTTCCTGCAGAATCTGTTATGCATAAGTGTGTGGTGCATTTCATTCCCAGACATAAACAGCTTCCAAATCGTAAGCAGCATCCTGGGTTTATTGTGCAAAAGGTGTATGACACAGACGAAATGAAATTATGGAAGCTAACTGATAAGGACTATAAGGACAATAACCAGCAAGAAATTGATGAGTTTGTTCAGAAAACTATTCAACGATTGGGTGAACTACCTGACATTGAGACTAATGAAGCTTTTGCTGATCAGGAAGATctgatgaaaaataaaagaatcttAAAGAAAAGGAGTATTTCACCTCTCGATGTTTCAAGGGAGGAGGAAACATTTCGAAAGAGTGCCCAACATCTGAAAACTGAAACACCAAGGAGTCGTGTAGCTAATACCTCAGAGCATTATCGCATATTAGTCAATTTTAATGCACTAACAGGAGATACCCATCGTGACAAAGGTTTGGTGATGTTGCTTCAAAATGTTCAATACTTGTTTGATACCAAAGACAGCAGAAAGAAAAAAGACAAATGTAGTGACAATTCTGATGCAATAAACAAGGGATGCAATAACAGAAGTATAGAAATAGCAAATGAATGTAAAGACAAAGTTCTGAAG AGTTCGGAGTCTTTGGTCTGGCCAGATGTTGCTATTCCCGCTATAGTTGCGCTGGAGAAAGCTTCACATAATACATTTTCATCAGATTATCAGAAGTACAGCCAAAAGCTACGACAATTAGCATTTAATCTCAAG GAGGGTCTGACTGCTGAGGAAATATCCAAGAGTGAGCCCGATGAGCCACAGCACATGCAG ATGACGGATGCTCGCTGCAAACTTTGTTCAGAGCGTAAGGTGGGCGTGAGGGATATTATCCGTGCAGGACATGTTGACCGATATATG CTGGAATGTACTACATGTGGTCATTCCTGGTCCGCCTCTCGTGATGCAGTGTCTGTGCTGACATTAGATGCATCAAATTCAGAAAGAAATGTAGGCACGGCCCCATGGGCGACGGCAAAATTTGAAGATGTTGAGAAGAAGCGGGTGAGTCCCCGTGAATCTGAAAAGTCGACCAATGACATCTTTAAGAAAACTAGTGAAGCATATATGCCTGTTTTGGAAGCCCAGAAATCATTTGGCAAGTCAAGGAAAGATGAAAACATAGAAGCTTCAAGACGTGCTTACTAG